A genomic window from Cutibacterium acnes includes:
- a CDS encoding Asp23/Gls24 family envelope stress response protein → MTDNKTASAKSDATKTENLPETTTKETLPPSPLHTDHGSTLIAEQVVQKIAGIACREVPGVHAMGSTGRRMLSSITDRIPGSTTNVSNGVQVEKGERQCAIDLSVVIEYGYSVVEVANKLRETIIDAVEYGTGLEVVEVNVQVTDVYIQGEDDHDDDQSDQVAGQRKNTELS, encoded by the coding sequence ATGACTGACAACAAGACCGCTTCCGCTAAATCCGATGCCACGAAAACCGAGAACCTGCCAGAGACAACGACCAAAGAGACCCTGCCTCCCTCGCCGCTGCACACCGATCACGGCTCCACCCTCATCGCTGAGCAGGTAGTCCAGAAGATTGCCGGTATTGCCTGCCGTGAAGTCCCCGGTGTGCACGCCATGGGATCCACTGGTCGCCGGATGCTCAGCTCTATCACCGATCGCATCCCCGGATCGACTACCAACGTGTCGAACGGCGTCCAGGTTGAAAAGGGCGAGCGTCAGTGCGCTATCGATCTGTCCGTGGTTATTGAGTACGGCTACTCAGTTGTTGAGGTCGCCAATAAGCTCCGCGAAACCATTATTGACGCCGTTGAGTACGGCACCGGCCTTGAGGTCGTTGAAGTGAATGTCCAGGTCACCGATGTCTACATTCAGGGTGAGGACGATCACGACGACGACCAGTCTGATCAGGTTGCCGGCCAGCGCAAGAACACCGAACTTTCCTGA
- a CDS encoding L-serine ammonia-lyase, translated as MSVAVSVFDIFKVGIGPSSSHTVGPMRAARIFVTDLAQSPVWPEVTRVRAELFGSLGATGHGHGSEAAVLLGLEGEDPATVDTDQTPARAASIANDGRITLDAVHGGREISFDVTTDLVLHRNRSLPFHPNGMTFTAWSGQEVVVERTFYSIGGGFVVEHGEDEHPAIVRDSAPVPYPFKTGKELLEQCSDYRMSIPEVAMANEMTLRAEEEIRGQLLDIWAVMHACVERGCSRAGVLPGGLHVRRRAMKMHHDLVTRERITPGKPEPFGSVDWLTVWALAVNEENAAGGRIVTAPTNGAAGIIPSCLHFAVKFLSPGSDIDSGTPGVDTGDDDLIVNYLLAAGAVGEIYQQSASISGAEVGCQGEVGVACSMAAAGLAQVMGGTPTQVCNAAEIGLEHHLGLTCDPVGGLVQIPCIERNALGAIKAVTAARLAMAGDGSQIVSLDQVMKTMMETGRDMKVKYKETARGGLAVNIVEC; from the coding sequence ATGTCTGTGGCAGTCAGCGTTTTCGATATCTTCAAGGTCGGCATCGGTCCGTCTAGTTCTCATACCGTCGGCCCCATGCGAGCCGCCCGGATTTTCGTGACTGATCTGGCTCAGTCACCGGTATGGCCTGAGGTCACCCGCGTGCGTGCGGAGCTCTTCGGCTCGTTGGGAGCGACCGGGCACGGACACGGGTCTGAGGCCGCCGTCTTGCTGGGTCTGGAAGGCGAAGATCCGGCCACCGTCGACACGGATCAGACTCCGGCTCGAGCCGCGTCTATCGCCAATGATGGCCGTATCACTCTGGATGCTGTCCATGGCGGTCGGGAGATTTCCTTTGACGTCACGACCGACCTTGTCCTTCACCGCAACCGGTCCCTCCCTTTTCATCCCAACGGCATGACGTTCACCGCCTGGTCTGGCCAGGAAGTCGTGGTCGAGCGCACTTTCTACTCCATCGGCGGCGGTTTTGTCGTTGAGCACGGAGAGGACGAGCACCCCGCCATCGTGCGCGACTCGGCACCGGTCCCTTACCCTTTCAAGACCGGCAAGGAACTTCTCGAGCAGTGCTCGGACTATCGGATGAGCATCCCCGAAGTCGCAATGGCCAATGAGATGACCCTCCGTGCAGAGGAGGAAATACGCGGCCAGCTCCTCGACATCTGGGCGGTCATGCACGCCTGCGTCGAGCGCGGCTGCTCGCGCGCCGGCGTTCTTCCGGGCGGTCTGCATGTGCGCCGCCGCGCCATGAAGATGCACCACGATCTTGTCACCCGGGAGCGGATCACCCCGGGCAAGCCGGAACCATTCGGCTCGGTTGACTGGCTAACAGTGTGGGCGTTGGCAGTCAATGAGGAGAACGCCGCGGGTGGACGTATTGTTACCGCCCCTACCAACGGCGCGGCCGGCATCATCCCGTCCTGCCTGCACTTTGCGGTGAAGTTCCTCTCCCCCGGTTCGGACATCGATTCGGGCACTCCTGGCGTCGATACCGGTGATGACGACCTCATCGTCAATTATCTGCTAGCGGCCGGCGCCGTCGGGGAGATCTACCAACAGTCCGCATCGATCTCTGGGGCCGAGGTCGGCTGCCAGGGCGAGGTCGGCGTGGCCTGCTCAATGGCTGCGGCTGGTCTAGCTCAGGTCATGGGCGGGACGCCGACCCAGGTCTGCAACGCCGCCGAGATTGGCCTAGAGCACCACCTCGGGCTCACCTGCGACCCCGTCGGGGGCCTAGTACAGATCCCGTGCATTGAACGCAACGCCCTTGGTGCTATCAAGGCCGTCACAGCTGCCCGCCTAGCCATGGCTGGGGACGGCTCCCAGATCGTCAGTCTGGATCAGGTCATGAAGACGATGATGGAGACCGGACGCGACATGAAGGTCAAATACAAGGAGACGGCGCGCGGTGGGTTGGCCGTGAATATCGTCGAGTGCTAG
- a CDS encoding DUF6286 domain-containing protein yields MSKQYVSPPLIRRPSRTLPVTILAVVLLAAGVVAIIAAIQRLQHGSLPQWVAWGRGHMTTASWLNDTALTVAIVIGVVALLFLIWAFKPGRTSGVFLQPSEGAPDNREIVMDNSDLTGWLSRWLDEEDGVASSVVKRRGKTLKVHAETDVKDPEVMREQLTTRIAARVDSLGLEQPLKVEVRLR; encoded by the coding sequence ATGAGCAAGCAGTACGTGTCTCCTCCTCTCATTCGTCGACCCTCCCGGACGCTTCCGGTGACGATCCTGGCTGTCGTGCTCCTGGCAGCCGGGGTGGTGGCCATCATCGCTGCTATCCAACGACTCCAGCACGGATCCTTGCCGCAGTGGGTGGCCTGGGGGCGTGGTCACATGACCACCGCGTCATGGCTCAACGACACTGCCCTGACAGTGGCCATTGTTATCGGTGTCGTCGCGCTGCTGTTTCTGATATGGGCCTTCAAGCCGGGACGGACATCTGGGGTGTTTCTTCAACCGAGCGAGGGTGCTCCTGACAATCGGGAGATCGTCATGGACAACTCGGACCTGACAGGGTGGCTGTCTCGCTGGCTTGACGAGGAGGACGGCGTCGCATCATCAGTAGTAAAACGTCGTGGCAAAACTCTCAAGGTCCACGCCGAGACTGACGTCAAGGACCCAGAGGTGATGCGGGAGCAGCTCACGACGAGAATCGCTGCCCGCGTTGATTCGCTGGGGTTGGAACAACCCCTGAAGGTGGAAGTGAGGTTGCGATGA
- a CDS encoding DUF4032 domain-containing protein, with product MGGKLFLVTRFLSAKPDSRLLPLPWSTPLAQWPQERLVALPRGISRHVVRFITVDDDVYAAKEVVEHLAIHEYRLLHDLMRLDTPSVEPIGVITDRVASNGEPLEPIILTRHLRFSLPYRSLFHSGVRQGTVMRLLDALVVLLVRLHLVGFLWGDISLSNVLFRRDAEAFAAYLVDAETGELHDHLTTGQREHDLQIARTNLYGEFLDLEEGDMLDDALDPLGLVTTIEDRYHDLWNELTAAEEFDGGDYSQVESRVRRLNALGFDVAELDIQTSPDGQRLRIQPKVVDAGHHQRRLLRLTGLDTEEFQARRLLNDLDTFRARNGLQGVDEAVAAHRWLTECFEPVVQQIPPELSRKRELAQFYHEVLDYRWYESQRQQREVPHVEAAQGYVRDILAKLPDEAISTESVVPVDGSPAHSRHELVNVYDPSLGYVEDEEEDAPYDPWEAHAEAIDVESASRLDIDALRARMKR from the coding sequence GTGGGTGGCAAACTGTTCCTCGTGACCCGATTCCTCAGCGCGAAGCCCGACTCCCGCCTGCTTCCGTTGCCGTGGAGCACACCGTTGGCACAGTGGCCGCAGGAGCGGCTCGTCGCGCTGCCTCGGGGCATCTCTCGTCACGTGGTGCGGTTCATCACTGTCGACGACGATGTCTACGCCGCCAAGGAGGTCGTCGAGCACCTCGCAATTCACGAATACCGCTTGCTGCACGACCTCATGAGGCTCGATACCCCGTCGGTCGAGCCCATCGGCGTCATTACTGACCGCGTTGCGTCCAACGGTGAACCGCTGGAGCCGATCATCCTCACCCGCCACCTACGGTTCTCTTTGCCCTACAGGTCCCTTTTCCATTCTGGTGTGCGTCAAGGAACCGTCATGCGGCTCCTTGACGCCCTCGTCGTTCTTCTTGTGCGACTTCATCTGGTGGGCTTCTTATGGGGTGACATCTCGCTGTCGAACGTACTGTTCCGACGAGATGCCGAGGCCTTCGCGGCCTATCTAGTCGATGCCGAGACCGGTGAGCTGCACGATCACCTGACCACCGGCCAGCGGGAACACGACCTACAAATCGCCCGGACGAATCTCTATGGCGAGTTCCTCGACCTTGAAGAGGGCGACATGCTCGACGATGCCCTGGACCCCCTGGGCTTGGTCACGACTATCGAGGACCGCTATCACGACCTGTGGAATGAACTCACTGCGGCCGAGGAATTCGACGGAGGCGATTACTCCCAGGTCGAGTCGCGGGTACGTCGCCTCAATGCTCTTGGCTTCGACGTCGCCGAATTGGACATCCAAACCTCGCCGGACGGCCAGCGACTACGCATCCAGCCCAAGGTCGTTGACGCCGGGCACCACCAGCGTCGCTTGCTGCGCCTAACTGGCTTAGACACCGAAGAATTCCAGGCACGGCGTCTGCTCAACGATCTCGACACTTTCCGGGCGCGCAATGGGCTTCAGGGGGTTGACGAGGCAGTCGCGGCTCACCGCTGGCTCACCGAGTGTTTCGAGCCAGTCGTCCAGCAAATTCCGCCGGAACTGTCCCGGAAACGCGAGCTCGCGCAGTTTTACCACGAGGTCCTCGACTATCGGTGGTACGAGTCTCAGCGTCAGCAACGGGAAGTCCCCCACGTTGAAGCAGCCCAGGGCTACGTCCGTGACATTCTCGCCAAGTTGCCCGACGAGGCCATAAGCACAGAATCCGTAGTACCGGTGGACGGTTCACCGGCGCACAGCAGACATGAACTGGTCAACGTCTACGACCCGTCGCTCGGATACGTTGAGGACGAAGAGGAGGACGCTCCCTACGACCCGTGGGAGGCCCATGCCGAAGCTATCGACGTGGAGTCTGCGTCACGTCTCGACATCGACGCCTTACGAGCCCGAATGAAACGCTAG
- a CDS encoding ABC transporter ATP-binding protein, with protein MATVQYKEATRVYPGTDRAAVSKLDLDIGDGEFMVLVGPSGCGKSTSLRMLAGLEEVNAGSIWIGDRDVTDLPPKDRDIAMVFQNYALYPHMTVADNMGFALKMQNVPKAERQQRVLEAAKLLGLEDFLNRKPKALSGGQRQRVAMGRAIVRNPQVFLMDEPLSNLDAKLRVQTRTQIAALQQRLGVTTVYVTHDQVEAMTMGDRVAVMRDGVLQQVDSPLALYDTPKNLFVAGFIGSPAMNLMEGDVVDGGVELGDYVVPVSRDVLAKVPNETKLTLGIRPEAFTLASEGIGLDVAVVEELGADAYLYGSLVGSGKQASIEDGEAHQVVARISSRRPPQRGEQVRLGVDPASVHVFSQETTERIS; from the coding sequence ATGGCAACCGTGCAATATAAGGAGGCGACTCGGGTTTATCCGGGCACCGATCGCGCAGCCGTCAGCAAGCTCGACCTCGACATTGGCGACGGGGAGTTCATGGTCCTCGTGGGACCGTCTGGCTGCGGTAAGTCGACCTCTCTGCGAATGCTAGCCGGCCTCGAAGAGGTCAATGCCGGCTCCATCTGGATCGGGGACCGCGATGTCACTGATCTTCCCCCGAAGGACCGTGACATCGCCATGGTCTTCCAGAACTACGCCCTGTACCCCCACATGACCGTGGCCGACAACATGGGCTTTGCCCTCAAGATGCAGAACGTGCCGAAGGCTGAACGCCAGCAGCGCGTCCTGGAAGCCGCCAAGCTTCTCGGCCTGGAGGACTTCCTTAACCGTAAGCCGAAGGCACTCTCCGGTGGTCAGCGTCAGCGCGTCGCCATGGGTCGTGCGATTGTTCGTAACCCACAGGTCTTCCTCATGGACGAGCCATTGTCGAACCTCGATGCCAAGCTGCGCGTCCAGACCCGTACCCAGATCGCCGCCCTGCAGCAACGCCTTGGCGTGACCACCGTCTACGTGACCCACGATCAGGTTGAGGCCATGACGATGGGCGACCGCGTTGCTGTTATGAGGGACGGCGTTCTACAACAGGTCGATTCTCCTCTCGCTCTTTACGACACTCCGAAGAACCTCTTCGTCGCTGGCTTCATCGGCTCCCCCGCTATGAACCTCATGGAAGGTGATGTCGTTGACGGCGGCGTCGAGCTCGGTGACTACGTTGTCCCGGTTTCTCGCGACGTCCTAGCTAAGGTCCCGAACGAGACCAAGCTCACCCTCGGTATCCGCCCGGAGGCATTCACCCTCGCCAGCGAGGGCATCGGACTCGACGTTGCTGTTGTCGAGGAGCTCGGAGCTGACGCCTACCTGTACGGCTCCCTCGTCGGATCCGGCAAGCAGGCCTCCATCGAGGATGGCGAGGCTCACCAGGTTGTCGCCCGTATTTCTTCGCGTCGTCCTCCGCAGCGTGGCGAGCAGGTACGTCTGGGCGTAGACCCTGCCTCTGTCCACGTCTTCAGCCAGGAGACCACCGAGCGCATCTCCTGA
- a CDS encoding RNA polymerase sigma factor: MVSRVDGHGGDEVILADIRAAQDGDAGAYARIVKSWGGRLLRFCRNNLPATIDAEDVVQDVLLTAWQKLPGLDDRSRFRAWMYTIARNRCREVIRTAGRRATDPVSPEEVAVKIDSRQDPARAHARDAAMMALRKSVAGLPDTQRSIWVMAQIDGLGYAEIADIEGLPLSTVRGRLARARATIAKEMESWR, encoded by the coding sequence ATGGTCAGCAGAGTCGATGGTCACGGTGGCGACGAGGTCATCCTGGCAGACATTCGCGCTGCTCAGGACGGAGATGCCGGCGCTTATGCTCGCATCGTCAAATCGTGGGGCGGGCGGCTTTTGAGATTCTGCCGTAACAACCTTCCGGCTACGATAGACGCCGAAGATGTCGTTCAGGACGTTTTGCTCACTGCCTGGCAGAAATTGCCTGGCCTCGACGACCGGTCCAGATTCAGGGCGTGGATGTACACCATCGCTCGTAACCGGTGCCGGGAGGTTATTCGGACCGCAGGGAGGCGCGCTACCGATCCGGTGTCTCCGGAGGAGGTTGCGGTAAAGATCGATTCCAGGCAGGACCCAGCGAGGGCTCATGCCAGAGACGCAGCAATGATGGCGCTGCGAAAGAGTGTTGCTGGGTTACCGGATACCCAGAGAAGTATTTGGGTAATGGCCCAGATAGACGGTCTCGGATATGCCGAGATCGCCGATATTGAGGGATTACCATTGTCCACCGTCCGGGGTCGTTTAGCTCGGGCGAGGGCCACCATTGCGAAGGAGATGGAGTCATGGAGGTGA
- a CDS encoding Asp23/Gls24 family envelope stress response protein — MSAGTTRVRSVPSLAVHNREKASRGTLTVTTAVVEKVAARVAAQSEGFGAPTSSFFGSGSRADFDRGPKVSAVLTGRTADLEVEVAIGYPAPVQAQCDDLRARLTEQVPKMSGVDIRTIDILVSRVVSKAPTMKELT, encoded by the coding sequence ATGTCCGCCGGCACCACACGCGTACGTTCGGTGCCCTCGCTGGCGGTCCACAATCGTGAGAAGGCTAGTCGTGGAACCCTAACGGTCACAACAGCGGTCGTCGAGAAAGTCGCTGCTCGCGTGGCGGCTCAAAGCGAGGGTTTCGGGGCTCCCACCTCGTCCTTCTTCGGATCAGGCTCGCGCGCCGACTTCGACCGAGGCCCGAAGGTTAGTGCGGTCCTTACCGGCCGTACGGCTGATCTTGAGGTGGAGGTTGCCATTGGCTACCCCGCCCCCGTTCAAGCTCAGTGTGATGATCTGCGAGCCCGATTGACCGAGCAGGTACCGAAGATGTCCGGAGTGGATATTCGCACGATTGACATCCTGGTGAGCCGGGTCGTCAGCAAAGCCCCGACGATGAAGGAGTTGACCTGA
- the rlmB gene encoding 23S rRNA (guanosine(2251)-2'-O)-methyltransferase RlmB — translation MAGNSQRRGEGHKSKSSAVGSGGRGRKALKGRGPTPKAEDRVYHKAYKAKQEKLARAAARKPANRQSTGAGPEWVIGRNPVLEALHAGLPVRTAYVAEGAEHDSRLRAILTFCADHGIALMQATRGELDRMTGGSNHQGVALRLPEYEYATVGDLIAAGTQTYRGGLVVALDKVTDPRNLGAIIRSAAAFGAQGVLIPSRRSASMTAAAWKTSAGAAARIPVAMATNLNQALGKFAAAGWMIVGLAGEADSDFASAPGFDGPLVIVVGSEGDGLARLTRQSCDVLASIPISSDVESLNASVAASIALYEAARMRGAKL, via the coding sequence ATGGCAGGAAATTCCCAGCGCCGCGGCGAGGGGCACAAGAGCAAGAGTTCCGCTGTCGGCTCCGGTGGGCGAGGCCGCAAAGCACTCAAAGGCCGAGGCCCCACTCCCAAGGCAGAAGACCGCGTTTACCACAAGGCGTACAAGGCCAAGCAGGAGAAATTAGCCCGCGCTGCAGCCCGCAAACCGGCGAATAGACAGTCGACGGGGGCGGGCCCGGAGTGGGTTATCGGTCGTAATCCTGTGCTCGAGGCCCTACATGCTGGTCTTCCAGTACGCACTGCTTACGTTGCCGAGGGAGCTGAGCATGACTCTCGGCTGAGGGCGATTCTCACCTTCTGCGCTGATCATGGCATCGCGTTGATGCAGGCCACTCGCGGCGAACTCGACCGCATGACAGGTGGGTCTAACCATCAGGGAGTGGCCTTGCGCCTGCCTGAATACGAGTACGCCACCGTCGGTGACCTCATCGCAGCCGGTACCCAGACCTACCGCGGTGGGCTCGTGGTGGCCCTCGATAAGGTCACCGATCCGCGTAATCTGGGAGCGATTATCCGCTCTGCTGCGGCCTTTGGCGCCCAGGGTGTGCTCATCCCGTCGAGGCGGTCAGCATCGATGACGGCTGCGGCGTGGAAGACTTCAGCCGGGGCCGCGGCGCGCATCCCGGTGGCGATGGCAACGAACCTCAACCAGGCTCTCGGCAAGTTCGCTGCGGCTGGCTGGATGATCGTCGGGCTAGCTGGCGAGGCCGACTCGGACTTCGCTTCAGCTCCTGGATTCGACGGCCCCCTGGTGATTGTTGTCGGTTCAGAGGGAGACGGTCTGGCCCGACTTACCCGTCAGTCGTGCGACGTGCTGGCGTCGATCCCCATCAGCAGCGACGTTGAATCCCTCAATGCTTCAGTCGCAGCGTCCATTGCGCTGTATGAGGCGGCAAGGATGCGGGGAGCGAAATTGTGA
- the amaP gene encoding alkaline shock response membrane anchor protein AmaP: MKGRANRTRLAVVGIIGLVVVAWFMLVRFNVVSSWGWRQPKPDAPIVDVPKAWRTDYASWALLIVGILVAVIGLVWLLRQFSSSNRAHTYGMSHEADHGSTVLSTDALGRAVEEQIEEFPGVSSASVRFFGARVAPEMMVQIDIDDRADVRKLVDRLESEVARDVEATLDAKLVRFGTKLRTGAHVTGMGVSHVGVTEVPNIDDSGDSLPANPMPKSTFLQEKSDRAKPRTREGKVLA; encoded by the coding sequence ATGAAGGGCCGCGCAAATAGAACACGACTCGCCGTCGTCGGGATCATCGGTCTGGTAGTGGTTGCGTGGTTCATGCTGGTGCGGTTCAACGTCGTCTCGTCGTGGGGATGGCGGCAGCCCAAACCCGACGCCCCTATCGTCGACGTGCCGAAGGCATGGCGAACTGACTACGCATCATGGGCTCTGCTCATTGTCGGGATCTTAGTCGCGGTGATTGGGTTGGTCTGGCTGCTTCGTCAGTTCTCGTCGAGCAATCGGGCCCACACCTACGGCATGAGCCACGAGGCGGACCACGGCTCAACAGTGCTGTCCACAGACGCTCTGGGAAGGGCCGTTGAGGAGCAGATCGAGGAGTTCCCCGGAGTCAGTAGCGCTAGCGTGAGATTCTTTGGAGCCCGTGTGGCTCCCGAGATGATGGTTCAGATCGACATCGATGACCGCGCCGACGTGCGAAAGCTCGTCGACCGGTTGGAGTCCGAAGTGGCTCGCGACGTCGAGGCGACCCTGGACGCGAAGCTGGTGCGGTTTGGGACGAAACTGCGGACCGGAGCACACGTCACTGGAATGGGCGTGAGCCACGTCGGTGTGACCGAAGTGCCCAACATTGACGATTCGGGAGACAGTCTTCCTGCCAATCCGATGCCGAAATCGACATTTCTTCAAGAAAAGTCCGACCGGGCCAAGCCGAGGACTCGCGAGGGGAAGGTGCTCGCCTAA
- a CDS encoding ROK family protein — MSFRERARDKPGQEWLTMTSQERPAGRGQRKDDVLRELRADGALTAAELVERTSLSRPTIISLLRELEEDGWVSSEVGGHGAPGRPATAWAPASRAGIVIGADVLVDSMLTVVSTFHGRVLEVRTDQLVDRCREARLDVVAGVIGEARDRWSEGFGLLRQVAVSTTGVVDGHGTVLRSDLVPQWEGLDLAAALVQRLGVSVSVENDINMAAWGEFCCRRGQSLSSDGDMLLVQMTKGLHTGLVLSGRIHRGRQWNAGEISDVLDLRLEDGQHPDDEWIDRAALTIGSVAGVVDPDLIVVAGPTSRSLDVIRQVIARLHQRRVPGSVPVPAEVAALGRAASVVGAVDVALGHASAAFLGVERPHPVALQGVERIHQEVEKGHHSVMATTRDKRTIEVLRVGVVGVGARSRLALNAELEGNGGAIVAVCEPHHLARRRVADRLGKDPDSIVITSDVAGLIRAGIDVAFVTSPDDTHVEVTCALLEAGVPVYLEKPLAITLESATKVLVTAHRTGTKLYVGHNMRHMNVVRSMRDLIRTGRIGEVKAIWCRHFVGAGGDFYFKDWHATREHGTGLLLQKAAHDIDVMHWFAGSHTTDVVGMGGLTLYDQITDRCDHSDELMGDWYSLDNWPPLSQKGLNPVIDVEDLSMVLMRMESGVYASYQQCHYTPDYWRNYTVIGTEGRIENFGDGEGGVIRLWNTRTHYNAEGDETFPIIGDANGHGDADVLTVTEFLNFVRNGTRTDTSPLGAWYAVAAGIEATESLRSGSTPRMVPSLDAELVEYFNNNQVK; from the coding sequence ATGAGTTTCCGAGAGCGGGCACGAGATAAGCCCGGACAGGAGTGGCTGACGATGACCTCACAGGAGAGGCCGGCCGGTCGGGGCCAGCGCAAGGACGATGTGCTGCGCGAACTGCGTGCTGACGGTGCTCTGACTGCCGCTGAGCTGGTCGAACGCACCAGTCTGTCGCGGCCTACCATCATTTCGCTGCTGCGTGAGCTGGAGGAGGATGGATGGGTTTCCAGTGAAGTAGGTGGTCACGGTGCTCCTGGACGGCCTGCGACCGCGTGGGCTCCGGCTAGCCGTGCGGGGATCGTCATCGGCGCTGACGTGCTGGTCGACTCGATGCTGACTGTGGTGTCCACGTTTCACGGGAGAGTTCTCGAGGTCAGGACCGACCAACTCGTCGACCGGTGTCGTGAAGCGCGGCTCGATGTTGTTGCCGGTGTGATCGGGGAGGCGCGGGATCGTTGGTCGGAAGGGTTCGGCCTGCTCCGACAGGTCGCGGTGTCCACCACCGGAGTCGTCGACGGTCACGGCACCGTGCTGCGCAGCGATCTCGTCCCCCAGTGGGAGGGCCTTGATCTGGCTGCAGCGTTGGTGCAACGGCTCGGTGTGTCTGTTAGCGTCGAGAACGACATCAACATGGCAGCCTGGGGCGAATTTTGCTGCCGGCGTGGCCAGAGCCTCAGTTCCGACGGCGACATGCTGTTGGTGCAGATGACCAAAGGGCTGCACACCGGTCTGGTCCTAAGCGGGCGAATCCACCGTGGTCGGCAGTGGAATGCTGGCGAGATTAGCGACGTCCTCGACCTGCGTCTGGAGGACGGGCAGCACCCCGACGACGAGTGGATCGATCGGGCCGCCTTGACCATCGGGTCGGTGGCCGGGGTGGTGGATCCCGATCTCATTGTCGTAGCGGGGCCGACCAGCCGATCTTTGGACGTCATTCGACAGGTCATTGCGCGTCTGCATCAACGTCGGGTACCCGGTTCCGTCCCGGTACCGGCCGAGGTCGCTGCCCTGGGCCGTGCTGCCTCCGTCGTCGGAGCCGTCGACGTCGCACTAGGTCATGCGTCCGCGGCGTTCCTTGGTGTCGAGCGACCGCACCCGGTGGCTTTACAGGGTGTCGAGCGAATCCACCAAGAGGTCGAGAAAGGTCATCACAGCGTTATGGCGACAACAAGAGACAAGCGAACTATAGAGGTCCTGAGAGTAGGCGTGGTGGGAGTAGGGGCGCGTTCTCGACTCGCCCTGAATGCCGAGCTGGAGGGTAATGGCGGTGCCATCGTGGCCGTCTGCGAGCCTCACCACCTGGCCCGCCGACGGGTGGCGGATCGTCTCGGCAAGGACCCCGACTCCATCGTCATCACCAGCGACGTCGCGGGGCTCATCAGGGCAGGGATTGACGTCGCCTTCGTCACCTCCCCTGACGACACCCACGTCGAGGTGACTTGCGCCTTATTGGAGGCCGGTGTCCCCGTCTACTTGGAGAAACCATTGGCGATCACCCTGGAGTCGGCAACCAAGGTGCTGGTGACAGCCCATCGGACCGGGACGAAGCTGTACGTCGGCCACAACATGCGCCACATGAACGTCGTGAGGTCGATGCGTGACCTCATCCGTACCGGACGGATCGGTGAGGTCAAGGCGATTTGGTGCCGTCACTTCGTTGGCGCCGGAGGTGACTTCTACTTCAAGGATTGGCATGCTACGCGCGAGCATGGCACCGGGCTGCTGTTGCAGAAAGCAGCCCACGACATCGATGTCATGCACTGGTTCGCCGGCTCCCACACTACTGACGTCGTGGGTATGGGGGGACTGACTCTCTACGATCAGATTACCGATCGTTGTGACCACTCCGATGAACTCATGGGGGACTGGTACTCGTTGGACAACTGGCCGCCGTTGTCCCAGAAGGGGCTCAACCCGGTCATCGACGTCGAGGACCTGTCGATGGTGCTCATGCGCATGGAATCGGGGGTGTACGCCTCTTACCAGCAGTGCCACTATACGCCGGACTACTGGCGCAACTACACCGTCATCGGGACCGAGGGGCGCATCGAGAACTTCGGTGACGGTGAAGGCGGCGTCATTCGGCTGTGGAACACGCGCACCCACTACAACGCCGAGGGGGACGAGACCTTCCCGATCATTGGGGACGCCAATGGCCACGGAGACGCGGACGTGCTCACCGTCACTGAGTTCCTCAACTTCGTGCGCAACGGAACCCGTACCGACACGTCCCCATTGGGAGCCTGGTATGCGGTCGCGGCAGGAATCGAAGCCACCGAGTCCCTGCGGAGCGGGTCGACGCCGAGGATGGTGCCGTCCCTGGATGCGGAACTCGTGGAGTACTTCAACAACAACCAGGTCAAGTAA
- a CDS encoding DUF2273 domain-containing protein, with protein MNASRIGALVGLLLGVIAVCVGVWQAIVVLVLGLLGLIIGRIIDGQLDVHDIFGKPSQRNR; from the coding sequence ATGAATGCATCGCGCATCGGAGCACTCGTTGGACTGCTGTTGGGTGTGATTGCAGTCTGTGTTGGTGTGTGGCAGGCGATTGTCGTGCTGGTGCTGGGGCTGCTCGGTCTCATCATTGGCCGGATCATTGACGGTCAGCTCGACGTGCACGACATTTTCGGCAAACCAAGTCAACGGAACCGTTGA